AGCTCTCAGTGAGTTTAGAGTTCGAGGCGTTAAGACAAATATTCCCTTTTTATTAAAATTAATTAATCACCCGGGCTTTGATAAATTTGACTACCATACAAAGTTCATTGATAGTGAGAAAAGTTTATTTGAGTTTTCAGGCAGAAAAGATAGAGCTTCTAAGACATTAAACTTCCTGGCCGAAGTAATTGTTAATGGTAATACCGAAGTTGCTAATCGACCTAAATTACGTGAAACAACTCCAGCAAAATTATCTGACTTTGGTATAGCAAAATCAAAAAAAGCACAACAAGCCGTTGGCAAGACTTTTAAACAAATTTTAGATGAGAAGGGCCCAAAAGAAGTTGCCCAAGCAGTTTTAAAAGAAAAAAAATTACTTATTACTGATACAACTTTTAGAGATGCACATCAGTCTTTAATAGCAACTCGCATGAGAACTCAAGATATGTTAGGCATCACTGATTTATATGAAGAGAGATTAAAAAGTTTATTCTCCATTGAGTGTTGGGGTGGGGCTACCTTTGATGTTGCTCTGCGTTTCTTAAAAGAAGATCCTTGGGATCGATTAGAAAAATTAAGAGAGCAAATGCCATCAGCATTACTGCAAATGTTATTCCGTGGGTCTAATGCACTAGGGTATACCAACTATCCTGATAATGTTTTAAGAAGATTTATTCAGTTATCAGCAAAGTCTGGTATCGATGTTTTTAGAATATTTGATGCGCTTAACTGGATTGAGAATATGCAAGTCTCAATCGATGAAGTGTTGAAGTCAGGAAAAATTTGTGAGGCCTCAATCTGTTATTCAGGTGATCTTTCGTCTCCATCTGAAAAAAAATATACCCTAGATTATTACTTAAAAATGGCAGAAAAGCTGGAAAAAATGGGCATTCATTTTCTTGCTATCAAAGATATGGCAGGTTTGTGTAAACCAAAGGCAGCAAAAATTCTTTTCAAAGAACTGAAAAAAAATATCAAAATACCAATTCACTTTCATACTCATGATACGAGTGGCAACGGTGTCGCCACCTTATTAAATGCATCTGATGCTGGAGTAGATATTGTGGATGTTGCTATCGATTCTTGGTCTGGATTTACCTCACAGCCTAGTTTTGGTGCAATGGTTGAGTCCTTAGACGGCAATTCCCGCGATCCTAAAATTTCATCCGCAGTTGTTAGAACAGCTGCAAATTACTGGGAGGGTGTCAGAAAACAATATCAGCCTTTTGAAAGCAAAGTTCGAACCAGTATGTCTGAAGTATATCTGCACCAAATGCCAGGAGGCCAGTACACAAATTTAAGAGAACAAGCTAGGTCTATGGGAATCACTGATGAAAGATGGCCTGAACTTGCATCGATGTATGCCGAAGTAAATAAAATTTTTGGAGATGTAATTAAAGTTACTCCAATTTCAAAAGTTGTAGGTGATATGGCGATCTATATGCTCGCAAACAATATTCAAATCGAAGATGTTCTTGACCCTAAAAAAGATGTTGGTTTTCCAGCCTCTGTCATAGAATTCTTTAGTGGTCGACTAGGTCAACCTTATAAAGGTTTCCCAAAGGCTCTTCAGAAAAAAATACTTAAGGGTAAAAAACCTATTAATTACCGATTTGGTTCTAAGCTAAAATCGTTAAATATTAAAAATAGGACAAAAGAACTAGAGCAAAAATACTCTGAAGTCATTTCTGAAAAAGATACCTTGTCTCAAATTTTCTTTCCTGAAGTTTTCGATGAGTATATGAAACATCGACAAAAATTTGGAAATACTAGTGTGATTCCTACCTCTAACTATTTCTTCGGGATGAATACGGGCGAAGAGATATATGTTTCAATTGAGCCAGGAAAAACTCTTATTATTAGATACTTCACCCTGAGTGAACCAAATGAAAAAGGCTATAGAACTGTTTATTTTGAGCTTAACGGTCAGCCTCGCTCAGTTGATGTTAAAGATAACTCAATAGCTGTTGATGATTTAGCCAAAGAAATGGCCGATCCAAGTAATACAGAACATGTAGCGGCACCTATTCCTGGATTGCTAGTTGATGTTGCTGTTACTGAGGGTATTAAAGTTCAAAAAGGCGCTAAGCTATGCACCATTGAAGCTATGAAAATGGAAACTGTGATTTACGCTGATCAAACAGGAACTGTTGATAAGCTTTGTGTCAAAGCAGGCGAAAACATTGAAGCCCAACAATTATTATTTGTTATAAAATAAATTTCTTCCATCTATATATATGTTAGTTTTGACTTGTGCTTAAAAAAATCGTAACAGCAAAACACCGAGGTTTTTGTGCGGGAGTTGACCGAGCTGTTGAAATTGTTGAGAAAAGTTTAGTTAAATACGGTGCACCAGTCTATGTGCGCCATGAGATTGTCCATAATAAGTTTGTTGTTCATAATTTAAAAGAAAAGGGAGTTATCTTTGTGGAGTCTTTAGATGAAATTCCACAAGGAACCAAACAACCTGTGATCTTTTCAGCTCACGGAGTTGCCAAAAGGGTAATTGAAAAAGCGAAAGATTATAATTTACAATTTTATGATGCTATCTGTCCTCTTGTGAGCAAAATTCATAAAGAAATTATTCTATTAGAAACACAGGGATACCAAATCATTATGATTGGCCATGAAGGTCATCCAGAAGTTGAGGGAACAGCAGGACAACTCCAAGACATCAGTAAGTTAACTCTGGTTCAAGAATTAAATGATGTTGAAAAATTATATTTTCCCTCTGATCAAAAAATAGCTTACATCACTCAAACAACTCTATCTGTATTTGATACACAGGAAATAGTTGATGCTTTAGAAAAGAAGTTCCCTGAAATTTTAGCCCCTAAGAAATCAGATATTTGTTATGCAACTTCAAATCGTCAAACTTCTGTTCAGGAGATAGCCAAAAATGTGGATGCTTTTTTTGTGATTGGTGCTTTTAATAGTTCTAATTCAATTCGTCTTGTTGAGACAGCTAAAAAATTTGGATGCGAAGATAGTGAATTAATTGAAAATATAGATGATTTTGATTATCAAAAATTAAATCAGTATCAATCAATAGGACTGACCGCCAGTGCATCAGCACCAGAGGAACAATTAAATTTATTCATTGATCGAGTAAGAGAGAATTTTAGTCCAGAAGTAATTGATTTTAAAGAAGATGAAAATATTGTCTTCAAAGTACCCAATTTCCTTAATTAAATTTTTTCCTATAAAAAAAATCAATTAAAGTCATGTGGGGTAATGTTAAGGCTGCCAAACCAATAAAAATAGTTTTAATAAAAGACTCGGAAAAAGAAAAATTATCATTCAAATAAATTATGGCGATACAACCGCCAATCCAAGTGATCAGAGTAAAAATTGCTGTCGTGGTAAAGACAAACTTTCTATTTTCTAAATATTTATTTGTATTTTTTAATATTGCATAAACATGCTTAGTCGTATGCACAAAACAAAAATACAATGCAAAGCCCGTTAAAGGATCGAGTTGAGAGACTATAAAAAGAATGGAAATCATCTCTAAAATTCCCCACCTTAGTTTTTTTAAATTAATAGATAGATAGCAATATACCAAAAACAAAATTCCAAATAAGAAATAAGCTAAAAAAAGATATTGCTCAAAAAATATAAAGTTATCATTAGATAAAAATGTAAAAATTTGAAATGACTCCTTAGTATGAAAAAAAATTATTCCAAAAATAATATTGAATCCGTGGGTAAAAGAAATAATCCATTTAAATTGATTCACTTTTAAAAAAGACCAGTCACATAATCCAAAATGAATAACGCTCATGATAATAAATAAAAGCAATGCAATTAAGGGAAACTTAATCCAGAAAAAGATGACTGCTATAGAGATGATGGTGTACCAAAAAGTAAAAGTTAAGAATCTTTTTTTCGATTGATATCCTAATAGAGCTGCGACCGCACCATCAAAAGATCCATGAGGCACTCCGATAAAGGATACCAAACATAAAGCAATTAAAGATATTATACTTAACTCATACATTTTTACTCAAAGTGGAATTGATGAAGCTTTTTAAAAAACCAATCTTTGGCATTGCAAAGATTGTTTTTAATTTAGTTGAAAATTTTGCATTGCCCATCATAAAGGAACCAAATTCCTCTCCGCTCAACTTTTTAGCCATTTTCATAAAAATTTCATCAGATTTACTATTATTTTCAAGGTATTTTACAAATATTTTATCCATCCATTTATCCCAATAAGAGTGATAATCGCTTTTTTCAGAGGTTAATTGTTTTAAGAAAAAGGAAAAAGCATACCCAGAGGATATTTTTGTGGCACCTCCTTTGGCGCCAATCTGGAT
The window above is part of the alpha proteobacterium HIMB59 genome. Proteins encoded here:
- a CDS encoding pyruvate carboxylase (PFAM: Carbamoyl-phosphate synthase L chain, ATP binding domain; HMGL-like; Biotin carboxylase C-terminal domain; Carbamoyl-phosphate synthase L chain, N-terminal domain; Conserved carboxylase domain; Biotin-requiring enzyme~TIGRFAM: pyruvate carboxylase), translating into MRAIKKILIANRSEIAIRISRAATELGYKTVSIYSYEDRFALHRFKTDESYLVGSGLGPIQAYLDYKGIVQIALNSGCDAIHPGYGFLSENPEFADECAKHNILFVGPSSKIMRSLGNKVEAKKTADKAKVPTIPSTGPLPRDIKKCKALAKKIGYPIMLKASWGGGGRGMRVIRKENELENQINTARREAKSAFGKDDVFFEKLIEKAFHVEVQIIGDTHGNIVHLFERDCSLQRRHQKVVERAPAAYLSDKEREAICQAGVRIGKQVDYSCAGTVEFLMDAKSREFFFIEVNPRVQVEHTVTEEITGIDIVKAQFLLASGAKIGDGICGVPEQQDIKMKGHAIQSRVTTEDAANDFAPDYGKITVYRSASGHGIRLDAGTAATGTVITPYYDSLLVKVSAKGQSPVEAKQRMNRALSEFRVRGVKTNIPFLLKLINHPGFDKFDYHTKFIDSEKSLFEFSGRKDRASKTLNFLAEVIVNGNTEVANRPKLRETTPAKLSDFGIAKSKKAQQAVGKTFKQILDEKGPKEVAQAVLKEKKLLITDTTFRDAHQSLIATRMRTQDMLGITDLYEERLKSLFSIECWGGATFDVALRFLKEDPWDRLEKLREQMPSALLQMLFRGSNALGYTNYPDNVLRRFIQLSAKSGIDVFRIFDALNWIENMQVSIDEVLKSGKICEASICYSGDLSSPSEKKYTLDYYLKMAEKLEKMGIHFLAIKDMAGLCKPKAAKILFKELKKNIKIPIHFHTHDTSGNGVATLLNASDAGVDIVDVAIDSWSGFTSQPSFGAMVESLDGNSRDPKISSAVVRTAANYWEGVRKQYQPFESKVRTSMSEVYLHQMPGGQYTNLREQARSMGITDERWPELASMYAEVNKIFGDVIKVTPISKVVGDMAIYMLANNIQIEDVLDPKKDVGFPASVIEFFSGRLGQPYKGFPKALQKKILKGKKPINYRFGSKLKSLNIKNRTKELEQKYSEVISEKDTLSQIFFPEVFDEYMKHRQKFGNTSVIPTSNYFFGMNTGEEIYVSIEPGKTLIIRYFTLSEPNEKGYRTVYFELNGQPRSVDVKDNSIAVDDLAKEMADPSNTEHVAAPIPGLLVDVAVTEGIKVQKGAKLCTIEAMKMETVIYADQTGTVDKLCVKAGENIEAQQLLFVIK
- a CDS encoding (E)-4-hydroxy-3-methyl-but-2-enyl pyrophosphate reductase (PFAM: LytB protein~TIGRFAM: (E)-4-hydroxy-3-methyl-but-2-enyl pyrophosphate reductase (IPP and DMAPP forming)); this translates as MLKKIVTAKHRGFCAGVDRAVEIVEKSLVKYGAPVYVRHEIVHNKFVVHNLKEKGVIFVESLDEIPQGTKQPVIFSAHGVAKRVIEKAKDYNLQFYDAICPLVSKIHKEIILLETQGYQIIMIGHEGHPEVEGTAGQLQDISKLTLVQELNDVEKLYFPSDQKIAYITQTTLSVFDTQEIVDALEKKFPEILAPKKSDICYATSNRQTSVQEIAKNVDAFFVIGAFNSSNSIRLVETAKKFGCEDSELIENIDDFDYQKLNQYQSIGLTASASAPEEQLNLFIDRVRENFSPEVIDFKEDENIVFKVPNFLN
- a CDS encoding beta-carotene 15,15''-monooxygenase, Brp/Blh family (TIGRFAM: beta-carotene 15,15'-monooxygenase, Brp/Blh family); the protein is MYELSIISLIALCLVSFIGVPHGSFDGAVAALLGYQSKKRFLTFTFWYTIISIAVIFFWIKFPLIALLLFIIMSVIHFGLCDWSFLKVNQFKWIISFTHGFNIIFGIIFFHTKESFQIFTFLSNDNFIFFEQYLFLAYFLFGILFLVYCYLSINLKKLRWGILEMISILFIVSQLDPLTGFALYFCFVHTTKHVYAILKNTNKYLENRKFVFTTTAIFTLITWIGGCIAIIYLNDNFSFSESFIKTIFIGLAALTLPHMTLIDFFYRKKFN